From a region of the Carassius auratus strain Wakin chromosome 31, ASM336829v1, whole genome shotgun sequence genome:
- the LOC113050960 gene encoding protein unc-50 homolog, giving the protein MLPTSSPQIHHNGSLSARDAARHTAGAKRYKYLRRLLHFRQMDFEFAIWQMLYLFTSPQKVYRNFQYRKQTKDQWARDDPAFLVLLSIWLCVSTVGFGLVLEMGFVETLKLLLWVVFIDCVGVGLLISTLMWVVTNKYLMKHPRDYDVEWGYAFDVHLNAFYPLLVILHFLQLFFINHVVVISSDWFLGYFVGNTLWLIAISYYIYITFLGYNALPFLKNTAVLLYPFALLGLLYVLSISLGWNFTKGLCWFYKHRVQ; this is encoded by the exons ATGTTGCCGACGAGTTCCCCGCAGATCCACCACAACGGCAGTCTGAGCGCTCGGGATGCAGCGCGGCACACAGCCGGCGCCAAGCGCTACAAATACCTGCGGCGACTGCTGCATTTCAGACAGATGGATTTTGAGTTTGCTATATGGCAGATGCTCTATTTGTTCACATCACCACAGAAAGTGTACCGCAACTTCCAGTACCGTAAACAGACTAAAGACCAGTGGGCTCGAGACGACCCTGCGTTCCTGGTGCTGCTCAGCATCTGGCTCTGTG TGTCGACAGTTGGCTTCGGTCTGGTTCTAGAAATGGGTTTTGTGGAGACGTTGAAGCTGTTGCTGTGGGTTGTTTTCATCGACTGTGTCGGAGTCGGATTGCTCATATCTACACTCATGTG GGTTGTCACAAATAAATATCTAATGAAGCATCCTAGAGATTACGATGTGGAGTGGGGCTATGCGTTTGACGTCCATCTAAACGCTTTCTACCCTCTCCTGGTCATTCTGCACTTTTTACAGCTGTTCTTCATCAACC ATGTTGTGGTCATAAGTTCAGACTGGTTCCTGGGGTATTTTGTGGGAAACACCTTGTGGCTTATTGCAATCAGTTACTATATTTACATCACATTCCTGGGCTACAACG CACTTCCGTTCTTAAAGAACACTGCGGTGCTTCTTTATCCCTTCGCTTTGCTCGGACTCCTGTATGTTCTCTCCATTTCTCTCGGCTGGAACTTCACTAAAGGTCTCTGCTGGTTCTACAAGCACAGGGTCCAGTAA